The genomic region TGCAGTTGATCACTTCGTCATGCGCGCCGCGGCTCGGCGCCATCGCACTGATGTCCGAGGAGCGGACGGTGTCGGCGTGAACCTGCAGGGTTTCGCGCAGAATCTGGCCGAGCCCACCGGCGGCGCCGGTCAGCAGAATACGGTTGAAGGGTTTGGCCTGCGTGGTTTGTGTGGTCATGGTCGGGTCTTCCATTACGCGGTGGTGAAGAGGGTGGGCGGCGGGGTGCCTGCCTGACAAGCGATGCGCGCTCGCCAGGCAAAAGCGGCGCGCTGCTTACATGAAGTTGTATTGCACGCCCAGACGCCAGCGAGCCTGGCGGTCGGGGGAGGTGGACTCGACTTTGATGTCGCCGATTTCCATGAAGGGCGCCCATTGTTTGGTGAGCTTGTATTTGACGATCAGGTTCTGTTCGTAGTCGCTCTTCTTGTTGTCGTAGCGGATGTAGTCGGTCTTGAAATAGATGAACTGATATTCGTAGGCCCACTTGTTGGCTGGCGTGTAGCCGAGCCAGCCTTCGAAGCGGTGGGTGGTCTGGTCATCCTTGTAGTGATCGGGCATGTCTTTGTTGACCTGATCGCGATCGAGTTTGCGCAGGTCCAGGCGATAGCGCGTCGCTACGTAGAAGGCGTCGTCGATTTTGTAGTTGTACTTGAGGCCGAACTTGTAGGCGGTCGCATCCTTGGAGCTGTCCATCTGAAACGCCGGGGTCAGCGTCGACTGCGCGCTGAGCTTGTAGTTGTAGCTCACCGTGAACTCATGGCCGTTGTTGACCATGTTGTCGTAGGCGACATCTT from Pseudomonas tensinigenes harbors:
- a CDS encoding oligogalacturonate-specific porin KdgM family protein, producing MNTTLRTLVTVAALGLPFAVHADSASLNYRHQYTEEDSAHADRIKLNYRLDSGLGFEAEMKYRTAGDRKDVAYDNMVNNGHEFTVSYNYKLSAQSTLTPAFQMDSSKDATAYKFGLKYNYKIDDAFYVATRYRLDLRKLDRDQVNKDMPDHYKDDQTTHRFEGWLGYTPANKWAYEYQFIYFKTDYIRYDNKKSDYEQNLIVKYKLTKQWAPFMEIGDIKVESTSPDRQARWRLGVQYNFM